A single region of the Halopiger xanaduensis SH-6 genome encodes:
- a CDS encoding ABC transporter ATP-binding protein, giving the protein MSDADDPVISVRDLDVHFEDSSMLNSVTPSWLSDRLGLEEDPTVHAVDDISLDLGENDVLALVGESGSGKTTLGKTMVGLTRPTSGSVEYRGHDIWDVREGEDDEITFEEIRRSLQIIHQDPGSALNPYRSVLENLEVPLKRWHPELNYAERRGRILKLLERTGISPPEDYAERYVHQLSGGEQQRVALIRALLVEPEVILADEAVSALDVSLRIGVMDLFLEMQEIFDTSFVFISHDLANARYLAGKSGGKIGVMYLGELVELGTAEEIIQNPKHPYTKVLQWATPELDPEQAEQAMRESPPVRKIDIPDATNPPSGCRFHTRCPKAREACREQSPEFYESDSDEPHKTKCFREVDDHEYWESEDLVDEDAFEESSTIDDSSAAD; this is encoded by the coding sequence ATGAGCGACGCCGACGACCCCGTCATCTCGGTTCGCGATCTCGACGTTCACTTCGAGGACTCGTCGATGCTGAACTCCGTGACGCCGTCGTGGCTCAGCGACCGGCTCGGGCTGGAGGAGGACCCGACCGTCCACGCCGTCGACGACATCAGCCTTGACCTCGGCGAGAACGACGTCCTCGCGCTGGTCGGCGAGAGCGGCAGCGGCAAGACCACCCTCGGCAAGACGATGGTCGGCCTGACCCGCCCCACCAGCGGCTCGGTCGAGTACCGCGGCCACGACATCTGGGACGTCCGCGAGGGCGAGGACGACGAGATCACCTTCGAGGAGATCCGCCGCTCGCTGCAGATTATCCACCAGGACCCCGGCTCCGCGCTGAATCCCTACCGCTCGGTCCTCGAGAACCTCGAGGTCCCGCTGAAGCGCTGGCACCCCGAACTCAACTACGCCGAGCGCCGCGGCCGGATCCTCAAGCTGCTCGAGCGGACCGGGATCAGCCCGCCGGAGGACTACGCCGAGCGGTACGTCCACCAGCTCTCGGGCGGGGAACAGCAACGCGTCGCCCTGATCCGCGCGCTGCTCGTCGAGCCCGAGGTCATCCTCGCCGACGAGGCGGTCTCGGCGCTGGACGTCTCCCTGCGCATCGGCGTGATGGATCTGTTCCTCGAGATGCAGGAGATCTTCGACACCTCGTTCGTGTTCATCAGCCACGACCTGGCGAACGCCCGCTACCTCGCCGGCAAGTCCGGCGGAAAGATCGGCGTGATGTACCTCGGGGAACTGGTCGAACTGGGGACGGCCGAGGAGATCATCCAGAACCCCAAACACCCCTACACCAAGGTGCTCCAGTGGGCGACGCCGGAGCTCGATCCCGAACAGGCCGAACAGGCGATGCGCGAGTCGCCGCCGGTCCGGAAGATCGACATCCCGGACGCGACGAACCCGCCGTCGGGCTGTCGGTTCCACACCCGCTGTCCGAAGGCCCGGGAGGCCTGCCGCGAGCAGTCGCCGGAGTTCTACGAGAGCGACAGCGACGAGCCCCACAAGACGAAGTGCTTCCGCGAGGTGGACGACCACGAGTACTGGGAGAGCGAGGACCTCGTCGACGAGGACGCGTTCGAGGAGTCGTCGACGATCGACGATTCCTCGGCGGCCGACTGA